One genomic region from Labeo rohita strain BAU-BD-2019 chromosome 7, IGBB_LRoh.1.0, whole genome shotgun sequence encodes:
- the LOC127168180 gene encoding E3 ubiquitin-protein ligase TRIM39-like — protein sequence MSSSRDPLAEELQCSVCLDVFTDPVSTPCGHNFCKSCLNQCWNNSQECICPLCKETVIKTPDLKINTALRQVVQLFQKKFGMSKSEVFCDICDDRKIKALKSCLVCQASYCETHLEPHQRVTNFKKHKLMDPVKNINHYLCQKHERPLELFCRDDQTYLCVFCTDGDHKTHNTVPLEEESKKKKTQLMKTQKHVQQMIQDRIKKIQDIKHSAELRKSSTEQEKAASVELFSDLIRSIERCQTELLEMMEEKQKAAVKQDEELTQELQQEITELKMRNSELDHLLHIEDHLHLLQIDPSLCSPPHTRNWSEISMNTDVSVETLRRALTQLQENLDEKLSETVLRRMEQYAVDVTLDPDTAHPYVILSDDGKQVRTEDIKQKPPNNSERFDYSFCVLGKEGFSSGRFYFEVQVKRKTGWILGVARESINRKGLIAVSPQDGFWTVGLWNGNEYRAHAGPSVSLSLRVKMQKVGVFVDYEEGLVSFYDVNSRSHIYSFTDQSFNEKLYSFFSPFPNGEGKNSAPLIILPVNYLC from the exons ATGTCATCTTCCCGTGATCCTCTGGCTGAGGAGCTTCAGTGTTCAGTGTGTCTGGATGTGTTCACTGATCCAGTCAGCACTCCATGTGGACACAACTTCTGTAAGAGCTGCTTGAACCAGTGCTGGAACAACAGTCAGGAGTGCATCTGTCCATTGTGTAAAGAAACTGTCATTAAAACACCCGACCTCAAGATCAACACAGCACTTAGACAGGTTGTGCAACTGTTTCAGAAAAAGTTTGGTATGAGTAAATCTGAAGTTTTCTGTGACATCTGTGATGACAGAAAGATAAAAGCCCTGAAGTCCTGTCTGGTGTGCCAGGCCTCTTATTGTGAAACTCATTTGGAGCCTCATCAGAGAGTCACAAACTTCAAGAAACACAAACTGATGGACCCTGTGAAGAATATAAATCACTATTTATGCCAGAAACACGAGAGACCTCTGGAGCTGTTCTGCAGAGATGATCAGacgtatttgtgtgtgttttgcactGATGGAGACCACAAGACTCACAACACTGTTCCTCTAGAGGAGGAGAGTAAAAAGAAAAAG actcagctgatgaaaacacaaaaacacgtGCAGCAGATGATCCAGGACAGAATCAAGAAGATTCAAGACATCAAACACTCAGCAGAACTCAGAAAA TCAAGCACAGAGCAAGAGAAAGCAGCCAGTGTTGAGCTCTTCAGTGATCTGATACGCTCTATTGAGAGATGTCAGACTGAGCTGCTGGAGATGATGGAGGAGAAGCAGAAAGCAGCAGTGAAACAGGATGAAGAGCTCACTCAAGAGCTGCAGCAGGAAATCACTGAACTCAAGATGAGAAACAGTGAGCTTGATCATCTCTTACATATTGAGGATCACCTCCACCTCCTACAG ATTGATCCATCCCTGTGCAGTCCTCCACACACCAGGAACTGGTCTGAGATCAGTATGAACACTGATGTGAGTGTGGAGACTCTGAGGAGAGCTCTGACTCAACTTCAGGAAAACCTAGATGAGAAACTCAGTGAAACTG TGTTGAGGAGGATGGAGCAGTATGCAG TGGATGTGACACTGGATCCCGATACAGCTCATCCGTATGTCATCCTGTCTGATGATGGGAAACAAGTGAGAACTGAAGACATTAAACAAAAGCCCCCAAACAACTCAGAAAGGTTTGATTATAGCTTCTGTGTCCTGGGAAAAGAGGGATTCTCCTCAGGGAGATTTTATTTTGAGGTGCAGGTGAAGAGAAAGACTGGATGGATTTTAGGAGTGGCCAGAGAATCTATTAACAGGAAGGGACTGATCGCAGTGAGTCCTCAGGATGGATTCTGGACTGTGGGTCTGTGGAATGGGAATGAATATAGAGCCCATGCTGGtccgtctgtctctctgtctctgagaGTGAAGATGCAGAAGGTGGGGGTGTTTGTGGATTATGAGGAGGGTCTGGTCTCATTCTATGATGTGAATTCCAGATCTCATATCTACTCTTTTACTGATCAGTCTTTCAATGAGAAACTCTATTCCTTCTTCAGCCCATTTCCTAATGGTGAAGGTAAAAATTCAGCACCACTGATCATTTTACCTGTTAATTACCTTTGTTAA